The genomic interval AGATCGGTAAGGATATCGCCAAAAGTATTCTCGGTGACGATGACATCGAATTGGCTAGGATTACGTACCAGCTGCATGGCGCAGTTGTCTACATACATATGTTCCAGGTGCACCTCCGGGTACTCCTGGTGCACCTCATTGACTACTTCCCGCCACAGCCTAGAGGTCTCAAGCACGTTGGCCTTATCCACCGAAGTCACCTTATTTCGGCGCCCTTTGGCAGCTTCAAAGGCTACCCGGGCGATGCGGGCAATTTCCGCCGTGGAATAGACCATCATGTCGCTGGCCATTTCCCCGCTGGCTACCTTCTCCCGCTTTTTTTCACCAAAATAGAGGCCGCCGGTCAGCTCCCGCACCACCAGAAGGTCGGCGCCTTCGATTACTTCCGGTTTCAAGGTAGAGGCGCCCAGAAGCTCGGGGTAGACGGTCACCGGCCGCAGGTTGGCGTAGAGGCCCAAGTTTTTCCTAAGCGGCAACAAGGCCCCCACCTCCGGTCGGAGCCGGACTGGCAGATTATCCCATTTGGGTCCGCCCACCGCTCCCAAGAGCACCGCTTGGCTTTGGCGGCAGAGCTCTAGAGTTGCTTGGGGGAGCGGCTCTCCCACCGCATCCACAGCGGCTCCGCCCACTAGGCCCTCTTCCAGTTCCCACTGGATGCCGTGCTTTTGGCCTACCGCCCTCATGACCTTGACCGCCTCGGACACCACTTCCGGTCCAATCCCGTCCCCAGGCAAAACTGCTACTTTAACCATCGGCCAAACTCCTCCCTAGCCGGGCTGCCACATAGGGCATTAGGCCGCCCCGGTTGATGATCTCCTGCATGAACTCGGGAAAGGGCGTGGCCGGGTAAGTTTCTCCCCGGGTGCGATTGACGATCAACCCCCGGGCGGCATCCACCTCGATTTCATCCCCAGTAGTGACGGCAGCCGCAGCCTGGGGGGATTCAAAAATGGGTAGGCCAATGTTGATGGCGTTGCGATAAAAGATGCGGGCAAAGGAATCCGCTACCACGCAGCTTATTCCTGCCGCCTTGATGGCGATGGGGGCATGCTCCCGCGAGCTCCCGCAGCCAAAATTCTTACCTGCCACCAGGATGTCCCCAGGCCGGACCTTGCTCGGAAAATCGGGATCAGCATCCTCCATCACGTGGGCTGCTAATGCCCTGGGATCAGAAGTATTGAGAAACCTAGCCGGGATAATGGCATCGGTGTCTACGTCATCACCAAATTTCCAAGTTCTGCCTCGGTATTGCACTAGCGTACCTCCTCGGGGCCGGCGATGCGGCCGAGAATGGCGCTGGCCGCGGCCACAGCTGGATTAGCCAAATAGACTTCGCTCTCCCGGTGTCCCATGCGGCCAACAAAATTGCGGTTGGTGGTGGATATGGCCCGCTCCCCCGCGGCTAGGATGCCCATATGCCCGCCTAAGCAAGGCCCGCAGGTGGGGGTGCTCACCACCGCCTCCGCCTCTAAAAAGATATCCACCAGCCCCTCGCGCACGGCTTGCCGGTAAATGGCCTGGGTGCCGGGGATGATGATTAACCTCACTTCCGGGTGCACCTTGTGGCCCTTTAGTACCGCCGCCGCTTCCCGTAAATCTTCGATCCGGCCATTGGTACAGGAGCCGATGACCGCTTGGTCGATGGGCACAAAGCCCACCTGGCTGATGCCCCGGGAATTCTCGGGCAGGTGGGGAAAGGCCACTTGGGGCTCGATCTCGGATACATCGATCTCGATAATCTTTGCATAGGTGGCATCGGCATCGCTAAAGAGCCAGTCGGTGGCATCGCTAGCCCCACCGGCATCGCTAGCCCCACCGGCCAGAGCCGCCCCGCCCTGAGCTAGGCCCGGCGGTCGGTGCTCAGCCATGTAAGCCCAAGTCTTCTCGTCCGGGATAAAGATGCCGTTTTTGGCTCCCGCTTCGATGGCCATATTGGCCATGGTAAAGCGCCCGTCCATGGAAAGATCGGCTATGGCCTCGCCGGTAAATTCCAGGCTCTGGTAGCGAGCCCCGTCCACCCCGATGCGACCGATGGTGTAAAGGATAAGATCCTTTCCTCCTACCCAGGGTTGGCGCTGGCCCCGGTAAACCACCTTAATGGTCTCCGGTACCCGAAACCAGACCTCGCCGGTGGCCATGGCTGCCGCCATGTCGGTGCTGCCCACCCCGGTGGCAAAGGCCCCCAAGGCTCCGTAGGTGCAGGTGTGGGAGT from Clostridia bacterium carries:
- the leuB gene encoding 3-isopropylmalate dehydrogenase produces the protein MVKVAVLPGDGIGPEVVSEAVKVMRAVGQKHGIQWELEEGLVGGAAVDAVGEPLPQATLELCRQSQAVLLGAVGGPKWDNLPVRLRPEVGALLPLRKNLGLYANLRPVTVYPELLGASTLKPEVIEGADLLVVRELTGGLYFGEKKREKVASGEMASDMMVYSTAEIARIARVAFEAAKGRRNKVTSVDKANVLETSRLWREVVNEVHQEYPEVHLEHMYVDNCAMQLVRNPSQFDVIVTENTFGDILTDLASMISGSIGMMASASLGGRTALYEPAHGSAPDIAGRGEANPLASILSAALLLRYSVGNLQAAHSIERAVAQVLAQGYRTADIMQPGCQKVSTAEMGDLVCRHLE
- a CDS encoding 3-isopropylmalate dehydratase small subunit, with product MQYRGRTWKFGDDVDTDAIIPARFLNTSDPRALAAHVMEDADPDFPSKVRPGDILVAGKNFGCGSSREHAPIAIKAAGISCVVADSFARIFYRNAINIGLPIFESPQAAAAVTTGDEIEVDAARGLIVNRTRGETYPATPFPEFMQEIINRGGLMPYVAARLGRSLADG
- a CDS encoding 3-isopropylmalate dehydratase large subunit; the protein is MGMTITEKILARHAGLERVEPGQLINAKVDLVLGNDITAPVAIKEFLRLGLDRVFDSDRVVLIPDHFTPNKDIASAEQAKVVREFARKFHIRHYYEVGRMGIEHCLVPELGLVGPGELVVGADSHTCTYGALGAFATGVGSTDMAAAMATGEVWFRVPETIKVVYRGQRQPWVGGKDLILYTIGRIGVDGARYQSLEFTGEAIADLSMDGRFTMANMAIEAGAKNGIFIPDEKTWAYMAEHRPPGLAQGGAALAGGASDAGGASDATDWLFSDADATYAKIIEIDVSEIEPQVAFPHLPENSRGISQVGFVPIDQAVIGSCTNGRIEDLREAAAVLKGHKVHPEVRLIIIPGTQAIYRQAVREGLVDIFLEAEAVVSTPTCGPCLGGHMGILAAGERAISTTNRNFVGRMGHRESEVYLANPAVAAASAILGRIAGPEEVR